Proteins co-encoded in one Arachis hypogaea cultivar Tifrunner chromosome 13, arahy.Tifrunner.gnm2.J5K5, whole genome shotgun sequence genomic window:
- the LOC140177696 gene encoding uncharacterized protein — MSNNFRDYLNKLAIRGMENLLRVMKGYGGSTKMYSDLKKMFWWPGIKNDVATVVSKCLTCQKVLRSFPKIFRYETMSQHGISSANEWTVRKDYSDVGGYAKGVCFGSTGKLGPLHAIGGVCRRKPLEFEVGEHVFLRVTPTTWIGRAIKTKKLNPRFIGPFEILRRFGPVAYQVALPPHLSNLHDVFHVSQLRKYTSDVAHVLEPESVELRENLAFQVTPVRIDNTSVKKLRGKEVQLVKVAWKQAEVEEHTWKLESEM; from the exons ATGAGCAATAACTTCAGAGATTATCTCAACAAGTTGGCAATAAGAGGTATGGAGAATTTACTAAGGGTGATGAAGGGTTATGGAG GGAGTACGAAGATGTACTCTGATctaaagaagatgttctggtggcctgggatAAAAAATGATGTAGCTACAGTTGTGTCTAAGTGCTTGACATGCCAGAag GTTTTAAGGAGCTTTCCAAAGATCTTTCGGTACGAGACTATGTCTCAGCACGGCATATCATCCGCAAATGAATGGACAGTTAGAAAGGACTATTCAGACGTcggaggatatgctaagggcgtgtgttttggatcaaccgggAAGTTGGGACCattacatgccattggtggagtttgc AGAAGAAAACCGTTGGAATTTGAAGTGGGAGAGCATGTATTTCTGAGGGTTACTCCGACAACTTGGATTGGAAGAGCAATTAAGACCAAGAAGCTGAATCCAAGATTCATTGGACCGTTCGAGATTCTGAGGCGATTCGGGCCGGTGGCATATCAAGTAGCTTTGCCGCCTCACttgtctaacttgcatgacgtattccacgtgtcacaactACGTAAGTACACATCGGATGTGGCTCATGTGTTAGAGCCCGAGTCGGTCGAGTTGAGGGAGAATTTGGCGTTTCAAGTAACACCAGTGCGTATTGACAATACTAGTGTGAAGAAACTGCGAGGAAAGGAAGTTCAGTTGGTTAAAGTGGCTTGGAAACAAGCAGAAGTTGAAGAACATACTTGGAAGTTGGAGTCTGAGATGTAG